The following proteins come from a genomic window of Proteiniphilum propionicum:
- the dacB gene encoding D-alanyl-D-alanine carboxypeptidase/D-alanyl-D-alanine endopeptidase translates to MQKNLVLSVFLFLASFGYSQTALQQFITHPALKHASVGISVTDMKTGKRIVSYNADKSLAPASVLKLVTTATAIEVLGENYRYKTDLAIDANDPSRILVIGSGDPTLGSEAFRENPNAFFINGVDALKKSLPVDPEYFIYVVDNLFGYNGISPEWTWIDIGNYYAAGAYGISIFDNSYRLFFNTTDKNGCPKILRTEPAIKGLKFLNSLSLNNTGLDNGYIYGVPFSYDRAVRGDIPAGRVEFSIKGDIPDPGLLLGETLAAYLSRAGFKIGKVETARSDYFSLNCSSDRSQPYHIGRVIFTQLSRTLKEIIHEINVESNNHYTEHLIRTIGRYSNKDIYADPLEAGIEYVKEFWKRKGVDVSSLQMYDGCGLAPQDAVSALFLDDLLVYMYNKSNYSIPFFDSLPKAGQDGTLQNFLQNTRLSGKVSAKSGSIGGVQCYAGYLVDGNKKLAFTVMVNKFNGARIQVKGAIEQFLLSL, encoded by the coding sequence ATGCAAAAAAATCTCGTTCTCTCAGTTTTCCTGTTTTTAGCAAGCTTTGGCTATTCACAGACAGCTTTACAGCAATTCATCACTCATCCTGCTCTTAAGCATGCATCGGTTGGAATATCTGTTACCGATATGAAAACCGGGAAGAGGATTGTGTCATATAATGCCGATAAATCGCTCGCTCCGGCATCGGTGCTGAAGCTGGTTACCACAGCTACAGCAATTGAAGTTCTTGGCGAAAACTACAGATATAAGACCGACCTGGCGATAGATGCAAATGATCCCTCTCGTATACTGGTTATTGGATCTGGTGATCCCACTTTGGGGAGTGAAGCATTTAGAGAGAACCCCAACGCTTTCTTCATTAATGGTGTCGATGCCTTGAAAAAGTCTCTTCCTGTGGACCCGGAATATTTTATCTACGTTGTTGATAACCTGTTTGGTTACAATGGTATTTCTCCTGAATGGACATGGATAGACATTGGTAATTATTATGCAGCTGGCGCTTACGGGATCAGTATTTTCGATAATAGCTACAGGCTATTTTTCAATACTACCGATAAGAATGGCTGTCCAAAAATTCTTCGCACGGAACCTGCAATAAAAGGGCTTAAGTTTCTGAACAGCTTGTCGCTGAATAACACGGGACTTGATAACGGTTATATTTATGGAGTTCCTTTTTCTTACGATCGGGCCGTTAGAGGAGATATACCTGCAGGGCGGGTCGAATTCAGCATAAAAGGAGATATTCCCGATCCTGGCTTGCTGCTGGGTGAGACTCTTGCCGCTTATCTCTCCCGGGCCGGCTTTAAAATTGGCAAGGTGGAGACAGCCCGTTCAGATTATTTTTCACTGAACTGCTCATCAGACAGAAGCCAACCGTACCATATCGGCAGGGTTATCTTTACACAGCTTTCCCGCACATTGAAGGAGATTATACATGAGATAAACGTAGAGAGCAACAATCACTATACCGAACATCTTATCCGTACCATTGGAAGATACAGCAATAAAGATATCTATGCCGATCCGCTTGAAGCAGGTATAGAGTATGTTAAGGAGTTCTGGAAGAGAAAAGGGGTTGACGTCTCATCGCTGCAAATGTACGACGGATGTGGCCTGGCACCTCAGGATGCGGTGAGCGCCTTGTTTTTAGATGATCTACTGGTTTATATGTATAATAAAAGCAATTATTCAATTCCTTTCTTCGATTCACTTCCGAAGGCAGGGCAGGACGGAACACTTCAGAACTTCCTCCAAAATACCCGGCTAAGTGGTAAAGTTTCGGCAAAGAGCGGCAGCATTGGCGGAGTACAGTGTTACGCAGGATATCTGGTCGATGGCAACAAGAAGTTGGCTTTTACCGTGATGGTCAATAAATTCAATGGAGCCCGTATTCAGGTAAAAGGTGCCATTGAACAGTTTTTGCTTAGTTTGTGA
- a CDS encoding phospho-sugar mutase, which translates to MEEETLLAQVTNKAILWLKGNYDSETKEEVQKMLDSEDKSKLIDAFYKDLEFGTGGLRGIMGAGSNRMNIYTVGSATQGLSNYLKKEFSELDEIKVVIGHDCRNNSRKFAEISADIFSANGIKVFLFEDLRPTPEVSYAIRKLGCQSGIMITASHNPKEYNGYKAYWNDGAQVLGPHDKNIIAEVNRIKCVDDILFKGNKKLIEIIGKDMDKAFIEEVKRLVLSPESIKRHNDIKIVYTPIHGTGITLVPDALKAIGFTNIIHVPEQDVISGNFPTVISPNPEEPAALDMAIKKAEETGAELVMGTDPDGDRFGTAIRDDEGNFILVNGNQTMLLCLYYLMNKRGELGLLTGKEYVVKTIVSSELLKNIAVKKGVDMYDCYTGFKWIADVIRKNEGVKNYIGGGEESYGFLAGDFVRDKDSVSACALFAEIAAWAKDNGKTMYQLLQDIYVEYGYSKETGISLVRKGKAGADEIENMMKNFRTNPLKSLGGSPVVLIKDFAKLEAVDFVRNENVALEMPTTSNVIQYFTEEGTKLSIRPSGTEPKIKFYIEVKGKVKSREDIKQAEYAASEKINAIREELGI; encoded by the coding sequence ATGGAAGAAGAAACATTATTAGCACAAGTCACAAACAAAGCCATATTATGGCTCAAAGGAAACTACGATTCTGAAACGAAGGAAGAGGTCCAGAAGATGCTCGACAGCGAAGATAAGTCGAAACTTATTGATGCATTCTACAAAGATCTTGAGTTCGGGACGGGCGGATTGCGAGGCATCATGGGTGCCGGAAGCAACCGGATGAATATTTACACGGTTGGCTCGGCAACACAGGGCCTCTCCAACTACCTGAAGAAAGAGTTTTCAGAGCTGGATGAGATAAAGGTGGTGATAGGACATGATTGTCGCAACAACAGCAGAAAATTTGCTGAAATCTCGGCCGACATCTTCAGTGCAAATGGTATTAAGGTGTTTCTTTTTGAAGATCTGCGTCCAACCCCCGAAGTATCTTACGCCATCAGAAAGCTTGGCTGCCAGAGCGGAATAATGATCACCGCCTCGCATAACCCGAAAGAGTATAACGGGTACAAGGCATACTGGAATGATGGGGCACAGGTGTTGGGGCCTCACGACAAAAATATCATTGCTGAGGTTAACCGCATTAAATGTGTTGACGATATCCTCTTCAAGGGAAACAAAAAACTGATAGAGATCATTGGAAAAGATATGGACAAAGCGTTCATTGAGGAGGTCAAAAGGCTTGTACTCTCACCTGAGTCAATTAAGCGGCACAATGACATTAAAATTGTTTATACACCAATCCACGGCACAGGCATCACCCTGGTACCCGATGCACTAAAAGCCATAGGCTTTACCAATATCATTCATGTACCCGAACAGGATGTGATCAGCGGTAATTTCCCCACAGTGATATCTCCCAATCCCGAAGAACCCGCTGCATTGGATATGGCTATTAAAAAGGCAGAGGAGACAGGTGCAGAACTGGTTATGGGGACCGATCCCGATGGTGACCGTTTTGGGACAGCTATTCGCGATGATGAGGGCAATTTCATACTGGTTAACGGTAACCAGACAATGCTACTATGCCTTTATTACCTTATGAATAAACGCGGAGAGCTGGGCTTGCTCACAGGAAAAGAGTATGTGGTAAAGACCATTGTTTCCTCAGAGTTGCTGAAGAATATCGCTGTTAAAAAAGGTGTTGATATGTATGATTGTTACACCGGTTTCAAATGGATAGCAGATGTTATCCGAAAAAATGAGGGAGTAAAAAACTATATCGGCGGCGGTGAGGAGAGCTATGGCTTTCTGGCAGGCGACTTCGTGCGCGACAAGGATTCTGTATCGGCATGTGCTCTTTTTGCAGAGATAGCAGCCTGGGCTAAAGATAATGGGAAAACCATGTACCAGCTGCTCCAGGATATCTATGTAGAGTATGGTTACTCAAAGGAGACAGGTATCTCTCTTGTGCGCAAAGGAAAAGCAGGTGCGGACGAGATTGAAAATATGATGAAAAACTTCCGTACCAATCCTCTGAAGTCATTGGGTGGTTCACCCGTTGTACTGATTAAAGATTTCGCGAAGCTGGAAGCAGTGGATTTTGTCAGAAACGAAAATGTTGCCCTTGAGATGCCTACCACCTCAAACGTTATACAATATTTCACCGAAGAGGGCACAAAACTCTCTATCCGCCCTTCAGGAACAGAACCCAAGATAAAGTTCTACATAGAAGTGAAGGGAAAAGTTAAGTCGCGTGAAGATATTAAACAGGCAGAGTACGCTGCCAGCGAAAAAATAAATGCAATCAGAGAGGAGCTGGGAATTTAA
- a CDS encoding FKBP-type peptidyl-prolyl cis-trans isomerase, which yields MKMYSTIFIILSAAILFTSCDKTETFDDKWKLDNEAQFALITNDARYKKINSQSGKGFIMQKEIESGDGATPYFTDRVEVLYTGWYKRDWSKSDTYKDDKGNIIYNKVIFDSTANRNNIPSKFQIKELVDGFSTALQHMKVGDKWEIWIPWYMGYGEISSGTIPAYTTLVFEIELVSIL from the coding sequence ATGAAGATGTATTCAACCATATTCATCATTTTAAGTGCTGCCATTCTGTTTACATCATGTGATAAAACAGAGACATTTGATGACAAGTGGAAGCTCGACAACGAAGCACAGTTTGCCCTCATCACTAACGATGCCAGGTATAAAAAGATAAATTCTCAATCAGGAAAAGGGTTTATCATGCAAAAGGAGATTGAGTCTGGTGACGGCGCAACCCCGTATTTCACCGACAGGGTTGAAGTGCTTTATACCGGATGGTATAAGCGCGACTGGTCGAAATCGGACACCTACAAAGATGATAAGGGTAACATCATCTACAATAAAGTAATTTTCGATTCAACTGCAAACAGAAATAATATCCCCAGTAAATTCCAGATAAAAGAGCTTGTAGATGGTTTTTCCACTGCACTGCAGCATATGAAGGTGGGTGACAAGTGGGAAATTTGGATCCCATGGTATATGGGATACGGAGAAATTTCATCAGGGACTATCCCCGCTTACACCACTCTGGTTTTTGAAATTGAATTGGTCAGCATCCTTTAG
- a CDS encoding dipeptidase, translated as MIRFFLTTLAVIFTTFLSLPCTNLLVGKKASADGSVLISYAADSYSLYGELYHWPARQYRPGEMLKVHEWDTGKYLGEIPQVLQTYNVTGNMNEYQLAIGETTFGGRGELSDSTGIMDYGSLIYITLQRAKNAREAIRIITGLVKEHGYYSSGESFSIADPDEAWIMEMIGKGTGNKGAVWVAVRIPDDCVSAHANQARIQQFPLNDPENCLYSPDVISFAREKGYFNGDDADFSFAKAYAPLDFGALRFCEARVWSFFNRVNREMGRYLPYAQGKTTDPMPLYIKPDRKLSVHDIQEMMRDHYEGTELDWRFDAGAGPFNSPYRWSPLTFEVDSVQYCNERPISTQQTAFSFVAQMRSWLPNEIGGILWFGIDNAAQTVYYPFYCGHNEIPHEMAEGNGDLLSFSWTSAFWVHNWVSNMVYTRYRDMSADMKKVQTKLEDQYRESQPGVEKHAAELHKQSPSEAVHYLTQYTNNLVKEGVAEWKKLGEYLMVKYVDGVIKREEDGQFKRNAYGQPASPIRPGYPDEYYRKIVEQTGDKYKVNTIEK; from the coding sequence CGATTCATACTCCCTGTATGGAGAATTGTACCATTGGCCTGCAAGACAATACCGGCCCGGAGAAATGCTCAAGGTGCATGAATGGGATACCGGAAAATATCTGGGTGAAATACCACAAGTGCTTCAAACATATAATGTGACAGGGAATATGAACGAATATCAGCTTGCCATTGGAGAAACCACCTTTGGTGGGCGCGGAGAATTATCCGATTCCACCGGTATTATGGATTACGGAAGCCTTATTTATATTACACTCCAACGTGCCAAAAATGCGCGTGAAGCCATTAGAATAATAACCGGCCTGGTAAAAGAACACGGTTATTACAGTTCCGGCGAATCGTTCTCTATTGCCGATCCTGATGAAGCATGGATAATGGAGATGATTGGGAAGGGCACCGGAAATAAAGGTGCTGTATGGGTGGCCGTGCGTATTCCCGACGACTGCGTGTCAGCACACGCTAACCAGGCTCGCATACAGCAGTTTCCGTTGAATGATCCGGAGAACTGCCTTTACTCACCCGATGTCATCTCTTTTGCCCGGGAGAAAGGTTATTTCAACGGTGATGATGCCGATTTCAGCTTTGCCAAGGCCTATGCCCCATTGGACTTCGGTGCACTCCGTTTTTGTGAAGCCCGTGTATGGTCGTTCTTCAATCGGGTGAACAGGGAAATGGGCAGGTATCTGCCTTATGCGCAGGGAAAGACAACCGACCCAATGCCGCTTTATATCAAACCTGACAGGAAACTGAGCGTTCATGATATTCAGGAAATGATGCGCGACCATTATGAAGGCACCGAACTGGACTGGCGCTTTGATGCGGGTGCAGGGCCTTTCAACTCTCCTTACCGCTGGTCGCCTCTCACATTTGAGGTTGACTCCGTTCAATACTGCAATGAACGTCCCATATCTACACAGCAGACGGCATTCTCTTTTGTAGCGCAGATGCGTTCATGGTTGCCCAATGAAATTGGAGGTATTCTCTGGTTCGGTATTGACAACGCTGCCCAGACAGTATATTACCCGTTCTATTGTGGACATAACGAGATACCTCACGAAATGGCTGAGGGTAATGGTGATCTGCTGAGCTTCTCGTGGACATCAGCATTCTGGGTGCATAACTGGGTCTCCAACATGGTTTATACACGGTATAGAGATATGAGTGCCGACATGAAAAAGGTACAAACTAAGTTAGAAGATCAATATAGAGAATCTCAGCCCGGGGTAGAAAAACATGCTGCCGAACTCCACAAGCAGTCGCCCTCTGAAGCAGTTCACTACCTTACTCAGTATACAAACAATCTGGTTAAAGAGGGTGTAGCGGAATGGAAAAAACTGGGTGAATACCTTATGGTTAAATATGTTGACGGTGTTATTAAAAGAGAGGAGGACGGCCAGTTTAAACGCAATGCCTATGGACAACCTGCATCTCCAATACGGCCGGGTTATCCAGATGAATACTACAGAAAGATAGTAGAACAGACCGGCGATAAATATAAAGTAAACACAATTGAAAAATAG
- a CDS encoding polysaccharide biosynthesis C-terminal domain-containing protein: protein MANGMKTLAKETFFYGLGSVLPKLLSWLLSLYWAFALPRVSDIGVLTNFYAWVALLQVILTYGMETGFFRFANKEDNPVRVFSTTFISIAATTSIFFILALLFLKPAALALGGTAMRPHYLLIMVVILCFDVLGSIPFANLRFKKRPIRFATIKIANVVLTILFNLFFFLACPRLQAVYPDIFSWFDISKGVDYILISNLAASVIQFLMVSPELRIRLTFDMQLLRKMLQYSFPILILGVAGILNQTVDKIVFPWVYPDKINAYTELGIYGQNFKIAIIMVMFTQAFRYAFEPFIFARNKEASGDRQSFSDATKYFIIFGLLIFLVTVGYIDIIKYLIPVKYHVGLKVVPIVLMGELFFGIYFNLSLWYKLTDQTKWGAYISIFGFIITILINVLFIPHFGYMACAWASFIANLSMMLISYFLGQKNYPIPYNLKSAGFFFLLSIILFAGIVSTYNYVPNLWSRLLLNTAFIVAYIFVVVKREFPLREWPFIGKYFKA from the coding sequence ATGGCGAATGGAATGAAAACGTTGGCAAAGGAGACCTTTTTTTACGGTTTGGGAAGCGTCCTGCCAAAACTCCTTAGCTGGCTTTTATCGCTTTATTGGGCTTTTGCACTGCCAAGGGTCTCCGATATAGGGGTGCTCACCAATTTCTATGCCTGGGTGGCTCTTCTACAGGTGATTCTTACATACGGGATGGAGACCGGCTTTTTCCGTTTTGCCAATAAGGAGGATAACCCTGTAAGGGTTTTTTCAACCACATTTATCAGCATCGCTGCAACAACATCGATATTCTTTATCCTGGCATTATTATTTCTGAAGCCGGCAGCATTAGCATTGGGTGGCACGGCAATGAGACCTCACTACCTGTTAATCATGGTTGTAATCCTATGCTTTGACGTACTTGGTTCAATTCCTTTTGCCAATCTCAGGTTTAAAAAGCGGCCCATACGTTTTGCGACTATCAAGATAGCGAACGTAGTACTCACCATCCTGTTCAACCTCTTCTTCTTTCTGGCTTGTCCACGGCTTCAAGCCGTTTACCCAGACATATTTTCTTGGTTCGATATCAGTAAAGGTGTAGATTACATACTTATATCAAATCTTGCTGCTTCTGTTATTCAGTTTCTGATGGTATCGCCGGAGCTGAGAATCAGATTGACTTTCGACATGCAGCTGCTCCGCAAAATGTTGCAGTATTCTTTCCCCATTCTTATTCTTGGTGTTGCGGGCATTTTGAATCAGACAGTCGATAAGATTGTCTTTCCCTGGGTTTATCCTGATAAGATAAATGCTTATACGGAGTTGGGTATCTATGGACAGAACTTCAAGATAGCCATTATTATGGTGATGTTTACCCAGGCATTCCGCTATGCCTTTGAACCATTTATCTTTGCCCGGAATAAAGAGGCTTCAGGCGACAGGCAATCGTTCAGTGATGCTACTAAATATTTCATCATCTTCGGATTGTTAATCTTTCTAGTGACCGTAGGTTACATTGATATTATCAAATATCTGATACCCGTTAAATATCACGTTGGATTGAAAGTGGTGCCAATTGTCCTTATGGGTGAGCTGTTTTTCGGGATTTATTTCAATCTCTCTCTCTGGTACAAACTTACCGATCAGACAAAATGGGGAGCATATATTTCAATATTTGGCTTTATTATCACCATATTAATAAATGTGCTGTTTATTCCGCACTTTGGTTATATGGCATGTGCCTGGGCGTCATTCATTGCCAATCTATCTATGATGCTAATATCTTATTTCCTGGGGCAAAAAAATTATCCTATTCCATACAATTTAAAATCAGCCGGATTCTTTTTTCTGCTGTCAATAATCCTTTTTGCAGGAATTGTGTCAACATATAACTATGTTCCAAATCTGTGGAGCAGATTGTTGTTAAACACCGCTTTTATAGTGGCGTATATATTTGTGGTTGTGAAGAGGGAATTCCCTTTGAGAGAATGGCCGTTTATAGGGAAATATTTTAAGGCATAA
- a CDS encoding methylglyoxal synthase, which yields MNKKLTIALVAHDHRKADMVDWVIYNSDFLSEHHLVCTGTTGKLVREALHNNGVYPDITIMNSGPMGGDAEIAAMVVRKEVNLAVFLIDDLNPQPHEADIMMLLRQCRVHNVPIACNRYSADLMITSSLWDDKEYVPLPPRYEEFDRKEFNL from the coding sequence ATGAATAAAAAACTTACGATAGCTCTTGTTGCGCACGATCACCGCAAAGCAGACATGGTTGACTGGGTAATTTACAATTCCGACTTTCTGTCGGAGCATCATCTTGTTTGCACAGGCACGACAGGTAAGCTGGTGCGTGAAGCACTCCATAACAACGGCGTTTATCCCGATATAACTATCATGAACTCGGGGCCAATGGGAGGTGATGCCGAAATTGCGGCCATGGTTGTCCGCAAGGAGGTTAATCTAGCAGTCTTTCTTATCGATGATCTCAATCCACAGCCTCACGAGGCGGATATAATGATGTTGTTACGCCAGTGCAGGGTACACAACGTACCTATTGCCTGCAACCGTTACAGTGCAGACCTTATGATCACCAGTTCTCTATGGGACGACAAAGAATATGTGCCCCTGCCACCACGGTATGAGGAGTTTGACAGGAAAGAGTTTAACCTGTAA
- a CDS encoding S46 family peptidase, which translates to MKKPFLSLAILLVTFLSRADEGMWLLKELNSESVARMQELGFTFPADKLYSENSPSLKDAVVIFGGGCSGVAVSKKGLIFTNHHCGYGAIQKLSDVEHDYLKNGFAANKRDDELYADGLTVSFLRSMTDVTSRIVPNVPLVLSEIQRELAIDSISNELIREYEDDPFTHVRVVPFYSRNKYYMAIYDVFRDVRLVVAPPSSVGKFGGDTDNWMWPRHTGDFSVFRVYAGKNNKPANYSKSNVPYKPKHVVPVSIAGVTQGDYSMTVGYPGSTQRYLSSWGIHQTMESENTPRVEVRGAKQDVWWDAMKKNDTIRIKYSNKYAGSSNYWKNSMGMNKAIVNLEVLPRKELLEARLLKWINSNPNNKAKYDSTLTTLKEAYTGSDEMARYTTYFLETFNNGIELIRFANTILQFDSGGTEEDKQAFINDRLIESYKNYDPGLDKKVLPILMKLYAERVPEQYHPDIYNKIREEFGGDYEKYADWLFCNTQFTSLEELLQLLQSADMQELTNDPAMELALSATDMGYELSGKMMPAYEKILRGEREFMAALMEMDSHRTFYPDANFTQRMSYGTVKGYKPRDAVWYDYYTTTEGVLEKQKPGDPEFDVQRYILDAIRSKDFGMYGDKDGCMRVNFLSDNDITGGNSGSPVLNGKAELIGLAFDGNWESLSGDILFEPSMQRMISVDIRYVLYIIDRVMEAPNIIKELKIVK; encoded by the coding sequence ATGAAGAAACCATTTTTATCTCTTGCTATATTGCTCGTAACATTCTTGTCGAGAGCCGATGAGGGCATGTGGCTTCTAAAGGAGCTTAATAGCGAGAGCGTTGCACGTATGCAGGAGTTGGGCTTTACATTTCCAGCGGATAAACTTTATAGTGAAAACAGCCCATCGCTGAAAGATGCTGTTGTCATCTTTGGCGGAGGATGCAGTGGTGTTGCGGTATCAAAAAAAGGATTGATTTTCACTAACCATCACTGTGGATATGGAGCTATACAAAAACTAAGCGATGTTGAGCATGACTATTTGAAGAACGGTTTTGCTGCAAACAAAAGAGATGATGAATTGTATGCAGATGGCCTTACCGTTTCGTTCCTCAGGTCGATGACAGATGTAACCAGCCGTATTGTGCCCAATGTGCCATTAGTGCTCAGTGAAATACAGCGGGAGCTGGCTATTGACTCCATCTCTAACGAGTTGATCAGGGAGTATGAGGATGATCCGTTTACTCATGTTCGTGTAGTCCCTTTTTACTCCCGCAACAAGTACTATATGGCTATTTATGATGTTTTCCGTGATGTACGATTGGTGGTTGCTCCTCCCTCGTCGGTGGGGAAGTTCGGGGGTGATACCGATAACTGGATGTGGCCGAGGCATACAGGTGATTTCTCTGTCTTTCGTGTCTATGCCGGAAAGAACAACAAGCCTGCAAATTACAGTAAAAGCAACGTTCCGTACAAACCCAAACATGTAGTTCCCGTTTCGATTGCAGGTGTTACGCAGGGCGATTATTCGATGACGGTAGGATATCCTGGGAGTACGCAACGATATTTGTCGTCTTGGGGAATACACCAGACAATGGAGTCTGAAAACACTCCCCGTGTTGAGGTGAGGGGCGCAAAGCAGGATGTATGGTGGGATGCCATGAAAAAAAACGACACAATCCGCATCAAATACTCCAATAAGTACGCCGGAAGCTCCAACTACTGGAAAAACTCAATGGGAATGAACAAGGCAATTGTCAATCTTGAAGTATTACCCCGGAAAGAGTTACTGGAAGCAAGGTTGCTTAAATGGATCAACAGCAATCCCAACAACAAAGCAAAATACGATAGCACTCTCACAACTCTTAAAGAGGCCTATACCGGCTCAGATGAAATGGCTCGTTATACTACCTACTTTCTAGAGACATTCAATAACGGTATAGAGCTGATAAGGTTTGCCAACACCATCCTTCAGTTCGATTCCGGTGGAACCGAAGAGGACAAGCAGGCGTTTATTAACGACCGTCTTATAGAGTCGTATAAAAATTATGATCCCGGACTGGATAAAAAGGTGCTTCCCATTTTAATGAAGCTTTATGCAGAACGTGTGCCTGAACAATATCATCCCGATATTTACAATAAAATAAGGGAGGAGTTCGGAGGCGATTATGAAAAATATGCCGACTGGCTGTTTTGCAATACACAGTTTACCTCTCTGGAAGAGTTACTGCAGCTGTTGCAGTCTGCCGATATGCAGGAGCTGACAAACGATCCGGCTATGGAGCTGGCGCTGTCCGCGACCGATATGGGGTATGAACTGTCGGGAAAGATGATGCCGGCCTATGAGAAAATACTTCGTGGCGAAAGGGAGTTCATGGCAGCCTTGATGGAAATGGATTCCCATAGAACTTTCTATCCCGATGCCAATTTCACGCAGCGGATGAGCTACGGAACGGTGAAAGGTTACAAACCGCGTGATGCTGTCTGGTACGATTACTATACAACAACAGAGGGAGTATTGGAGAAACAGAAACCGGGTGACCCGGAGTTTGATGTACAGAGATATATCCTCGATGCCATCCGCTCAAAGGATTTTGGAATGTATGGTGATAAAGATGGCTGCATGAGGGTGAATTTTTTGTCCGATAACGATATTACTGGCGGCAACTCCGGCAGCCCCGTGCTGAATGGTAAAGCGGAGCTTATAGGCCTGGCATTCGATGGTAACTGGGAGTCGCTGAGTGGTGATATCCTCTTCGAACCCTCGATGCAGCGCATGATCAGTGTCGATATTCGTTATGTTTTGTATATAATAGATAGGGTGATGGAAGCGCCAAATATTATAAAAGAGTTGAAGATAGTTAAATAG
- a CDS encoding glycine--tRNA ligase has translation MAQQDDVFKKLVSHCKEYGFVFPSSEIYDGLAAVYDYGQMGVELKNNLKKYWWDSMVLLHENVVGIDSAIFMHPTIWKASGHVEAFNDPLIDNRDSKKRYRADVLIEEYLAKQDDKIEKEVKKAEKRFGDRFDEKMFRETNPRVLEYCEKRDEIHSRFVKALNDNNLEELRQIIIDCEIVCPVSGTRNWTEVRQFNLMFATEMGSTSDGAMKVYLRPETAQGIFVNFLNVQKTGRMKIPFGIAQIGKAFRNEIVARQFIFRMREFEQMEMQFFVAPGEELKWFEHWKQFRMKWHQALGFGSAKYRFHDHDKLAHYANAATDIEFEMPFGFKEVEGIHSRTDFDLSQHEKYSGKKMQYFDPELNKSYVPYVVETSIGVDRMFLSILAATYHEERLEDGETRVLLKLPPALAPVKLAILPLVKKDGLPEKAREIMDELKFCFTCQYDEKDSIGKRYRRQDAIGTPFCATIDHQTLEDNTVTIRYRDTMEQERVSIDSLQHTIADKTDMKYLLKQLSE, from the coding sequence ATGGCACAACAGGACGACGTTTTTAAGAAACTGGTATCGCATTGCAAAGAGTACGGGTTTGTATTCCCTTCAAGTGAGATCTATGATGGATTGGCAGCTGTGTATGATTACGGACAGATGGGTGTGGAACTAAAGAACAACCTTAAGAAATATTGGTGGGACAGCATGGTGCTACTGCATGAGAATGTGGTAGGAATAGATTCCGCCATCTTCATGCACCCTACCATCTGGAAAGCATCGGGACACGTGGAAGCTTTTAACGACCCGCTTATAGATAACAGGGACAGCAAGAAACGGTATCGTGCCGATGTACTGATAGAGGAGTATCTGGCAAAGCAGGATGACAAGATAGAGAAAGAGGTAAAAAAGGCTGAAAAACGTTTTGGAGACAGGTTTGATGAAAAAATGTTCCGTGAGACCAACCCTCGAGTATTGGAATACTGTGAGAAAAGGGATGAGATTCACAGCCGCTTTGTTAAGGCGCTTAACGATAACAATCTGGAGGAGCTACGCCAGATTATAATTGACTGCGAGATTGTTTGTCCAGTTAGCGGAACACGTAACTGGACAGAGGTGCGTCAGTTCAACCTGATGTTTGCCACAGAAATGGGATCTACATCCGACGGTGCCATGAAGGTTTATCTTCGACCCGAGACAGCACAGGGTATCTTTGTCAATTTCTTAAACGTCCAGAAAACAGGACGTATGAAGATACCTTTCGGCATTGCACAGATAGGGAAAGCATTCCGCAATGAGATCGTTGCCCGTCAGTTCATCTTCCGAATGCGTGAATTTGAACAGATGGAGATGCAGTTTTTTGTTGCCCCGGGAGAAGAACTGAAATGGTTTGAGCACTGGAAGCAATTCCGTATGAAATGGCACCAGGCTCTGGGTTTTGGGTCCGCAAAATATCGTTTTCACGACCACGATAAGCTGGCGCACTATGCTAACGCTGCTACAGACATAGAGTTTGAAATGCCGTTTGGATTTAAGGAGGTGGAAGGAATTCACTCCCGTACCGATTTCGATCTGAGCCAGCACGAGAAATATTCTGGCAAGAAGATGCAATACTTTGATCCGGAACTGAACAAATCTTATGTACCGTATGTGGTTGAGACCTCAATAGGTGTGGACAGGATGTTTCTATCGATACTGGCCGCTACCTACCACGAAGAGAGATTGGAAGACGGAGAGACACGGGTATTGCTGAAGCTGCCCCCAGCACTTGCACCCGTTAAACTGGCCATCCTCCCGCTTGTTAAAAAAGACGGGTTGCCAGAGAAAGCACGTGAAATTATGGACGAACTTAAATTTTGCTTTACCTGCCAGTACGACGAGAAAGATAGCATCGGCAAACGATATCGCCGACAAGATGCCATAGGCACACCTTTCTGTGCCACCATAGACCATCAGACGCTCGAAGACAATACGGTAACAATTCGTTATCGCGACACCATGGAACAAGAAAGGGTATCCATAGATTCACTGCAACACACCATTGCCGACAAGACCGATATGAAATATTTACTGAAACAATTATCAGAATAG